TGGCGGGGTTCGCCGACACCATCGACGTGGTGATCCATCCGGACAATTCTATCACCGTCGTCGACAATGGTCGTGGGATTCCGGTGGACATCCATCCCACCGAGGGGCTGCCCGCCGTGGAGCTGGCGCTGACCGTTCTGCACGCCGGCGGTAAGTTCGACAATCAGGGGACGGGATCCTACAAGGTTTCGGGAGGACTGCACGGGGTGGGCGTGTCGGTCGTGAACGCCCTTTCCGAGTGGCTGCGGGTGATGGTGAAGCGCGACGGAAAGATCTACGAGATCGGCTTCGAGCGCGGAAACCGCACGGACCCGCTCAAGGAGGTGGGGAAGGTCCCCCCGCGTGAGACGGGTACCACGGTATCCTTCAAGCCGGATCCCGAGATCTTCCCGGATACGGATTATTCCTTCGACACGCTCTCCAATCGTCTGCGCGAGCTCGCCTTCCTGAACAAGGGCGTGCGCCTGACGTTGACGGATGAAAGACGCATCGACGAGGAAACGGGGCTCCCTCGCTTCGAGGAGTACCACTACGAGGGAGGGCTGAAGACCTTCGTCGAATACCTCCGCGGGTCGCGCAAGCCGCTGCACCCGGAGCCCATCTACATCGAGGCGTCGCGCGAGGAAGCGGAGATCGAGGTCGCGCTGCAGTACGACGACGGCTACAACGAGAACACGTTCACCTTCGTCAACAACATCAACACCCATGAGGGCGGCACACACCTCACCGGCTTCAAGTCGGCGCTGACGCGTACGATCAATGACTACGCCCGCAAGGCCGGGCTCTTCAAGAAGGGAGGGCTGGACGCCCTTTCCGGTGACGACGTGCGGGAGGGGCTGACCTGTGTGCTCTCGGTGAAGGTGAAGGAGCCGCAGTTCGAGGGGCAAACGAAGACCAAGCTGGGCAACAGCGAGGTGAAGGGGGCGGTGGAGAGCGTGGTGAACGATAAGCTCGCCGAGTTCCTGGAGGAGAATCCCTCGGCGGCCAGGGCGATCATCGAGAAGGCGCTCTCCGCGGCGCGCGCTCGCGAGGCGGCGCGCAAGGCGCGTGACCTGACCCGCAAGAAGAGCGCGCTGGAGACCGGCGTGCTGCCCGGCAAGCTGGCCGACTGCTCAGTGAACAACCCGGAGATCTCCGAGCTCTACATCGTGGAGGGTGATTCCGCGGGTGGTTCGGCCAAGCAGGGTCGGGACCGGTCCTTCCAGGCGATCCTTCCGCTGAAGGGGAAAATCCTGAATGTGGAGCGTGCGCGCTTCGA
This genomic stretch from Longimicrobiaceae bacterium harbors:
- the gyrB gene encoding DNA topoisomerase (ATP-hydrolyzing) subunit B, whose product is MAKTSTAHEYNAGQIQVLKGLEAVRKRPGMYIGSTGPRGLHHLVYEVVDNSIDEALAGFADTIDVVIHPDNSITVVDNGRGIPVDIHPTEGLPAVELALTVLHAGGKFDNQGTGSYKVSGGLHGVGVSVVNALSEWLRVMVKRDGKIYEIGFERGNRTDPLKEVGKVPPRETGTTVSFKPDPEIFPDTDYSFDTLSNRLRELAFLNKGVRLTLTDERRIDEETGLPRFEEYHYEGGLKTFVEYLRGSRKPLHPEPIYIEASREEAEIEVALQYDDGYNENTFTFVNNINTHEGGTHLTGFKSALTRTINDYARKAGLFKKGGLDALSGDDVREGLTCVLSVKVKEPQFEGQTKTKLGNSEVKGAVESVVNDKLAEFLEENPSAARAIIEKALSAARAREAARKARDLTRKKSALETGVLPGKLADCSVNNPEISELYIVEGDSAGGSAKQGRDRSFQAILPLKGKILNVERARFDKVLSNDEIRAIITAIGTGIGEDEFDVAGARYHKIILMTDADVDGAHIRTLLLTFFFRQMRQLIEEGMVYIAQPPLYRIAKGKQEIYAYSDQERDEILERLRGDGDGKGIHVQRYKGLGEMNPEQLWETTMDTSSRRLLRVQIEDGIAADEIFTKLMGDEVEPRRAFIESNALGVRNLDV